In the Variovorax sp. S12S4 genome, one interval contains:
- a CDS encoding tRNA threonylcarbamoyladenosine dehydratase, producing the protein MNAILPEALNAAAAVVTDTAAPDFARRFGGLERLYGVAGAARIRNAHVLVVGIGGVGSWAVEALARSGVGRLTLIDLDHVSESNINRQIHALDSTVGQAKVEAMRDRIAQINPECKVFAIDEFVEPGNWTALLDASQAENGPATAVIDACDQVKAKLAMAAWARASRAAFVTVGAAGGKRQAHKVDIDDLSLVTHDPLLAQLRQRLRKEHGAPREGRKIGVACVFSRESVAPPDASCAIEGDGSLNCHGYGSVVSVTATFGQCAAGWVLDKIASNVAL; encoded by the coding sequence TTGAATGCAATCCTTCCGGAAGCACTGAACGCCGCCGCGGCTGTCGTCACCGACACCGCGGCGCCTGACTTTGCGCGCCGCTTCGGCGGCCTCGAACGCCTCTATGGCGTGGCGGGCGCCGCGCGCATCCGCAACGCGCATGTGCTCGTCGTCGGCATCGGTGGCGTCGGCTCCTGGGCGGTCGAAGCCCTGGCGCGCAGCGGAGTGGGGCGGCTGACGCTGATCGACCTCGACCACGTTTCGGAGTCGAACATCAACCGCCAGATCCACGCGCTCGATTCGACCGTAGGGCAAGCCAAGGTCGAGGCGATGCGCGATCGCATTGCGCAGATCAACCCCGAGTGCAAGGTGTTCGCCATCGACGAATTCGTCGAGCCCGGCAACTGGACTGCGCTGCTGGATGCGTCGCAGGCCGAGAACGGGCCCGCAACCGCCGTCATCGATGCATGCGACCAGGTGAAGGCCAAGCTCGCGATGGCGGCATGGGCACGCGCATCGCGCGCCGCCTTCGTCACCGTGGGTGCGGCCGGCGGCAAGCGGCAGGCGCACAAGGTCGACATCGACGACCTTTCGCTCGTCACGCACGACCCGCTGCTTGCCCAGCTGCGCCAGCGCCTGCGCAAGGAACACGGCGCACCACGCGAAGGCCGCAAGATCGGCGTGGCCTGCGTCTTCAGCCGCGAAAGCGTTGCGCCGCCCGATGCCTCCTGCGCCATCGAAGGTGACGGCTCGCTCAACTGCCATGGCTACGGTTCAGTGGTGAGCGTGACGGCCACTTTCGGCCAATGCGCCGCAGGTTGGGTTCTCGACAAAATCGCGAGCAACGTCGCGCTATAA
- the ybgF gene encoding tol-pal system protein YbgF has protein sequence MQHALLRGAALAAALLCVSAGSQAALFEDDEARRAILDLRQRVEAMRQQTDQRLTDENGQLRRSLLDLQNQIEQMRGDLARMTGQNEQLQRTLSEMQSRQSTIDDRLKQNEPTKVSVDGREFTADPKEKADFDAALGIFRAGQFAQAQTAFAEFVKRYPQSGYNASALFWLGNAQYATRNYNEAIANFRSMLSLAPDHAKAPEAVLSIANCQIELKDTRAARRTLEDLTKAYPQSEAAQAGRERLSRLR, from the coding sequence ATGCAACACGCTCTATTGCGAGGCGCGGCACTGGCTGCCGCCTTGCTCTGCGTTTCGGCAGGCTCGCAAGCCGCGTTGTTCGAGGATGACGAGGCGCGCCGCGCCATTCTCGACCTGCGGCAGCGTGTCGAAGCCATGCGCCAGCAGACCGACCAGCGGCTGACCGACGAAAACGGCCAGCTGCGCCGCAGCCTGCTCGACCTGCAAAACCAGATCGAGCAGATGCGGGGCGATCTTGCGCGCATGACCGGCCAGAACGAGCAGCTGCAGCGCACGCTGAGCGAAATGCAGTCCCGCCAGAGCACCATCGACGACCGGCTGAAGCAGAACGAACCCACGAAGGTTTCGGTGGACGGACGCGAGTTCACCGCCGACCCCAAGGAAAAAGCCGACTTCGACGCCGCGCTCGGCATCTTTCGTGCGGGGCAGTTCGCGCAGGCGCAAACCGCCTTCGCGGAGTTCGTCAAGCGCTACCCGCAGAGCGGCTACAACGCCTCGGCGTTGTTCTGGCTCGGCAATGCCCAGTACGCCACACGCAACTACAACGAGGCCATTGCGAACTTCCGCTCCATGCTGTCGCTCGCGCCCGACCACGCCAAGGCTCCCGAGGCCGTGCTGTCGATCGCGAACTGCCAGATCGAGCTGAAGGACACGCGCGCCGCGCGTCGCACGCTGGAAGACCTGACCAAGGCCTATCCGCAATCCGAAGCCGCCCAGGCGGGCCGCGAGCGCCTCTCGCGCCTGCGTTGA
- the pal gene encoding peptidoglycan-associated lipoprotein Pal, with protein MLKRTIYSLAIVALIAGCSSGTKLNDTPVTDRSGTAGSQQGSASGVAPVTIDPNAGTAQGPVGIERIVYFDYDSYTVKPEFQSLIDGHARFLKANPQRRVSIEGHTDERGGREYNLALGQKRSEAVRRSLTLLGVNDAQIEAVSFGKEKPAAQGSGEDVWAQNRRAELRYTR; from the coding sequence ATGTTGAAACGTACGATTTATTCGCTGGCCATCGTGGCTCTGATTGCTGGCTGCTCGTCGGGCACCAAGCTCAACGACACACCGGTGACCGACCGCTCCGGAACCGCCGGCAGCCAGCAGGGCAGCGCCAGCGGCGTCGCGCCCGTCACCATCGACCCCAATGCCGGCACCGCGCAAGGGCCGGTCGGTATCGAACGCATCGTCTATTTCGACTACGACAGCTACACGGTCAAGCCCGAGTTCCAGTCCCTGATCGACGGCCATGCCCGTTTCCTCAAGGCCAATCCGCAGCGCCGTGTTTCCATTGAAGGCCACACCGATGAGCGTGGCGGCCGTGAGTACAACCTTGCACTGGGCCAGAAGCGTTCCGAAGCCGTCCGCCGCTCGCTGACGCTGCTGGGCGTGAACGATGCCCAGATCGAAGCCGTGAGCTTCGGCAAGGAAAAGCCGGCGGCTCAGGGCTCGGGCGAAGACGTCTGGGCTCAGAACCGCCGCGCTGAACTCCGCTACACCCGGTGA
- the tolB gene encoding Tol-Pal system beta propeller repeat protein TolB: protein MLPALAQFRVEVSGVGLTQLPIALVPFKGQDASPQKISEIVQADLERSGQFRGVDASGQALDEASRPDLALWRQRTADSLVVGSVTRLGDGRFDVRFRLWDVVRGQDLGGQSYTVPQGDLRLASHRIADYVYEKLTGDKGIFSTRIAYVTKGGSRYSLWVADADGENAQAALASPEPIISPVWSSNGQQLAYVSFESRKPVVYVHNVASGQRRLLANFRGSNSAPAWAPDGNSLAVTLSRDGGSQLYTIAASGGEPRRLTQSASIDTEPVYSADGSTIYFVSDRGGAPQIYKMSAGGGAPTRVTFSGTYNISPSVSGDGRWLAYISRVGGAFKLHVMELATGNVSAITDTSADESPSFAPNSKLIVYATHLQGREALMTTTLDGKIKARLAGQAGDIREPDWGPFQKQ, encoded by the coding sequence ATGCTGCCCGCGCTCGCCCAGTTCCGGGTCGAGGTCTCGGGCGTCGGGCTGACGCAGCTGCCCATTGCGCTGGTCCCGTTCAAGGGCCAGGACGCCTCGCCCCAGAAAATTTCCGAGATCGTGCAGGCCGACCTCGAACGCAGCGGCCAGTTTCGCGGCGTCGATGCCTCCGGCCAGGCGCTCGACGAAGCCTCGCGCCCCGACCTCGCGCTGTGGCGCCAGCGCACCGCGGATTCGCTGGTGGTCGGCAGCGTCACGCGGCTGGGCGATGGCCGCTTCGACGTGCGCTTTCGCCTCTGGGATGTGGTGCGCGGACAGGACCTCGGCGGCCAGAGCTACACCGTTCCGCAGGGCGACCTGCGGCTCGCGTCGCACCGCATTGCAGACTACGTCTATGAAAAGCTGACCGGCGACAAAGGCATCTTCTCGACCCGCATCGCCTACGTGACCAAGGGCGGCAGCCGCTACTCGCTGTGGGTGGCGGACGCCGATGGCGAGAACGCGCAGGCCGCGCTCGCGAGCCCGGAACCCATCATTTCGCCCGTGTGGTCGTCCAACGGCCAGCAACTCGCGTATGTGTCCTTCGAATCGCGCAAGCCCGTGGTGTACGTGCACAACGTGGCCAGCGGCCAGCGCCGCCTGCTTGCAAACTTTCGCGGCTCCAACAGCGCGCCGGCATGGGCACCCGACGGCAACTCGCTGGCGGTTACGCTCAGCCGTGACGGCGGCTCGCAGCTCTACACCATCGCGGCCAGCGGCGGCGAGCCGCGACGCCTGACGCAGAGCGCCAGCATCGACACCGAGCCGGTCTACTCGGCCGACGGCAGCACGATCTACTTCGTGAGCGACCGCGGCGGTGCTCCCCAGATCTACAAGATGAGCGCCGGAGGCGGCGCGCCAACCCGTGTCACCTTCAGTGGCACCTACAACATTTCTCCTTCTGTCAGCGGCGATGGTCGGTGGTTGGCCTACATCTCCCGCGTTGGCGGTGCGTTCAAACTCCACGTGATGGAGTTGGCAACCGGCAATGTCTCGGCCATCACCGACACCTCGGCAGACGAGAGCCCAAGCTTTGCCCCCAATAGCAAGCTGATCGTCTACGCAACGCACCTGCAAGGCCGCGAAGCGCTCATGACGACCACGCTGGACGGAAAAATCAAGGCACGGCTGGCGGGGCAGGCGGGAGACATTAGAGAACCGGACTGGGGTCCGTTTCAAAAGCAATGA